One genomic window of Streptomyces sp. NBC_01498 includes the following:
- a CDS encoding globin, with product MNEIPRGTLSEQTFYEQVGGEETFRRLVHRFYQGVADDPLLRPMYPEEDLGPAEERFRLFLTQYWGGPRTYSDNRGHPRLRMRHAPFKVDQAAHDAWLRHMRAAIDELGLPEQYETQLWDYMTYAAASMVNS from the coding sequence GTGAACGAGATTCCGCGCGGCACGCTTTCGGAGCAGACCTTCTACGAGCAGGTCGGCGGCGAGGAGACCTTCCGGCGCCTGGTGCACCGCTTCTACCAGGGGGTCGCCGACGACCCGCTGCTGCGGCCCATGTACCCGGAGGAGGACCTGGGCCCGGCCGAGGAGCGGTTCCGGCTGTTCCTGACGCAGTACTGGGGCGGTCCGCGGACGTACAGCGACAACCGCGGCCATCCCCGGCTGCGGATGCGGCACGCGCCGTTCAAGGTGGATCAGGCGGCCCACGACGCGTGGCTGCGGCACATGCGGGCGGCGATCGACGAGCTGGGGCTCCCCGAGCAGTACGAGACGCAGCTCTGGGACTACATGACGTACGCCGCGGCCTCGATGGTCAACAGCTGA
- a CDS encoding methyltransferase domain-containing protein, with product MGVHREQHQVYGRGEEEAVAVEARAAMVRAMRDEGELADPAWRAAFEEVPRHLFVPYYFVSRPGGHDRLWCEDPDPVRRLSWLRGAYVDGALATRVRDGELISSSSQPSLMARMLAELDVRDGQNVLEIGAGTGYNAALLSHRVGDRRVTTVDLDPEITESARTHLATAGYRPSVVTGDGAVGCRARAPFDRIIATCTLPSVPSGWLEQCAPGARVLAPLATGLIALDVGEDAYGRYAEGRFLHTSAFFVPLRGGVSEPGPPAVVPRIGGLPRRALENDLFRFMLALTAGRMDPHETLSLWEREGRPQRERFGLTVGPDRQWAWLDDPSGPYVWPLSPGGFSFGGS from the coding sequence ATGGGCGTTCACCGCGAGCAGCACCAGGTGTACGGGCGGGGCGAGGAGGAAGCCGTCGCCGTCGAGGCGCGTGCCGCCATGGTGCGGGCCATGAGGGACGAGGGGGAGCTGGCGGACCCGGCCTGGCGCGCGGCGTTCGAGGAGGTGCCGCGCCATCTGTTCGTGCCGTACTACTTCGTCAGCAGGCCCGGCGGCCACGACCGGCTCTGGTGCGAGGACCCCGACCCGGTCCGGCGGCTGAGCTGGCTGCGCGGCGCGTACGTGGACGGGGCGCTGGCCACCCGCGTACGGGACGGCGAACTGATCTCCTCCAGCAGCCAGCCCTCCCTGATGGCCCGGATGCTGGCCGAGCTCGACGTGCGCGACGGGCAGAACGTCCTGGAGATCGGCGCGGGCACCGGTTACAACGCGGCGCTGCTCTCGCACCGGGTCGGCGACCGGCGGGTGACGACCGTCGATCTCGATCCGGAGATCACGGAGTCCGCCCGCACGCATCTCGCCACCGCCGGATACCGGCCCTCGGTCGTCACCGGGGACGGGGCGGTCGGCTGCCGGGCGCGGGCCCCGTTCGACCGGATCATCGCCACCTGCACGCTGCCCTCGGTGCCGTCCGGCTGGCTGGAGCAGTGCGCCCCGGGCGCGCGCGTCCTGGCGCCGCTCGCCACGGGCCTGATCGCGCTGGACGTGGGTGAGGACGCGTACGGCCGCTACGCGGAGGGGCGCTTCCTGCACACGTCCGCCTTCTTCGTCCCGCTGCGGGGCGGCGTGAGCGAGCCCGGACCGCCCGCCGTGGTCCCGCGGATCGGCGGACTGCCCCGGCGGGCGCTGGAGAACGATCTCTTCCGCTTCATGCTGGCGCTGACGGCGGGCAGGATGGACCCGCACGAGACCCTCTCCCTCTGGGAGCGCGAGGGGCGCCCGCAGCGGGAGAGGTTCGGCCTCACGGTCGGCCCGGACCGGCAGTGGGCCTGGCTGGACGACCCCTCGGGGCCGTACGTCTGGCCGCTCAGCCCCGGCGGGTTCAGCTTCGGCGGATCGTGA
- a CDS encoding FHA domain-containing protein, with amino-acid sequence MPTCPNGHQSGSDDWCEVCGHRMAGAGAPAGSVPPPPPPPPAPGYGYPQDPGATAQAQLCPQCRTPREGNALFCEECRWNFLTNTATSYTPLAPQHQAPGGGPGGPPPPGLNLPPGFQAQQSPPRPPESYDYQGSRPSQVNRPAEPLSPDQQGRPGGPGPLGGPPGPPGPPGPHHGHQGPPPPPYQQQGPPSPPSFQQSGPPAPPQQTGGDDWVLPPPSQAQASAPPGHFQQGPPPQQHQQQHDPMRQQPPHQYQPPGNWTAVVAPDRDYFMAMMQRSGPEATGLNLPAYSPEQHLPMTGSQITIGRRRHSTGESPDVDLSVPPEDPGVSHQHAVLIQQPDGSWAVIDQNSTNGTTLNGAEDPIQPYVPVPLKDGDRVHVGAWTTITIRRS; translated from the coding sequence ATGCCGACCTGCCCGAACGGACACCAGTCGGGTTCCGACGACTGGTGCGAGGTCTGCGGCCATCGCATGGCCGGAGCCGGAGCCCCGGCCGGTTCGGTGCCGCCACCGCCTCCGCCACCACCCGCGCCCGGCTACGGGTATCCGCAGGACCCGGGCGCGACGGCGCAGGCCCAGCTGTGCCCGCAGTGCCGGACCCCGCGCGAGGGCAACGCCCTGTTCTGCGAGGAGTGCCGGTGGAACTTCCTCACCAACACGGCGACCTCGTACACCCCGCTGGCACCGCAGCACCAGGCGCCCGGTGGCGGGCCCGGGGGCCCTCCGCCGCCCGGACTGAACCTGCCGCCGGGGTTCCAGGCGCAGCAGTCGCCGCCCCGGCCGCCGGAGTCGTACGACTACCAGGGCTCGCGCCCCTCCCAGGTGAACCGGCCCGCCGAACCGCTGAGCCCCGACCAGCAGGGCCGGCCGGGCGGTCCCGGTCCGCTGGGCGGCCCCCCGGGTCCGCCCGGTCCCCCCGGACCGCACCACGGCCACCAGGGACCGCCGCCCCCGCCGTACCAGCAGCAGGGCCCGCCGTCACCGCCCTCGTTCCAGCAGTCGGGTCCCCCGGCGCCGCCGCAGCAGACCGGCGGGGACGACTGGGTGCTGCCGCCGCCCTCGCAGGCGCAGGCGTCGGCGCCCCCGGGACACTTCCAGCAGGGCCCGCCGCCCCAGCAGCACCAGCAGCAGCACGACCCGATGCGGCAGCAGCCGCCGCACCAGTACCAGCCGCCCGGCAACTGGACGGCGGTCGTCGCACCCGACCGTGACTACTTCATGGCGATGATGCAGCGCAGCGGCCCCGAGGCGACGGGCCTCAACCTGCCCGCGTACTCACCGGAACAGCACCTTCCGATGACGGGCAGCCAGATCACCATCGGCCGGCGGCGGCACTCCACCGGGGAGTCGCCCGACGTCGACCTGTCGGTCCCGCCGGAGGACCCGGGCGTCTCGCACCAGCACGCGGTACTGATCCAGCAGCCCGACGGCAGCTGGGCGGTGATCGATCAGAACTCCACCAACGGCACGACGCTGAACGGCGCCGAGGACCCGATCCAGCCGTACGTGCCCGTCCCGCTCAAGGACGGGGACCGCGTACACGTCGGCGCCTGGACGACGATCACGATCCGCCGAAGCTGA
- a CDS encoding vWA domain-containing protein → MAKFSKSSVPRFSVEVYQNEFLPEGGREVNAIVTVTATGGGTTGGIPLPGASSGPADPPGRNPDAAVVIMVDCSGSMDYPPTKMRNARDATSAAVDTLRDGVAFAVVAGTHVAKEIYPGGGGLAIADAATRAQAKNALRKLSAGGGTAIGTWLGLADRLLSSVDVTIRHGILLTDGRNEHETPEELRAALDACAGRFTCDARGVGTDWVVKEVTAIASALLGTADIVADPAGLAADFTAMMENAMGKEVADVSLRLWTPVGVEILFVKQVAPTVEDLTERRTEATVRAGDYPTGSWGDESRDYHVCVRVPEAGLGQEMLAARVSLILPAPDGTSPPLPHGLVRAVWTDDMAASTAINPQVAHYTGQAELAQVIQQGLEARKSGDIDGATAKLGRAVKLASDSGNTDTAKLLSKVVDVVDAATGTVRLKAKVADADEMTLDTRSTKTVRVKK, encoded by the coding sequence ATGGCGAAGTTCTCCAAGTCGAGCGTGCCGCGGTTCTCCGTCGAGGTGTACCAGAACGAGTTCCTGCCCGAGGGCGGGCGCGAGGTGAACGCGATCGTGACGGTCACCGCCACCGGGGGCGGTACGACCGGCGGGATACCGCTGCCGGGAGCGTCCTCGGGGCCGGCCGACCCGCCCGGCCGGAACCCGGACGCGGCCGTGGTGATCATGGTCGACTGCTCGGGGTCGATGGACTACCCGCCGACGAAGATGCGCAACGCGCGCGACGCCACCTCCGCCGCCGTCGACACCCTGCGCGACGGTGTCGCCTTCGCGGTGGTGGCCGGGACGCACGTGGCCAAGGAGATATATCCGGGCGGCGGCGGGCTCGCGATCGCGGACGCCGCCACCCGCGCGCAGGCGAAGAACGCCCTGCGGAAGCTGAGCGCGGGCGGCGGCACGGCCATCGGTACCTGGCTGGGTCTGGCGGACCGGCTGCTGTCCTCGGTGGACGTGACGATCCGGCACGGCATCCTGCTGACCGACGGCCGCAACGAGCACGAGACGCCGGAGGAGCTGCGGGCCGCGCTCGACGCCTGCGCGGGCCGCTTCACCTGCGACGCCCGCGGTGTCGGCACGGACTGGGTGGTGAAGGAGGTCACCGCGATCGCCTCCGCCCTGCTCGGCACGGCCGACATCGTCGCCGACCCCGCCGGTCTGGCCGCCGACTTCACCGCGATGATGGAGAACGCGATGGGCAAGGAGGTCGCGGACGTCTCCCTGCGGCTCTGGACACCCGTCGGGGTCGAGATCCTGTTCGTCAAGCAGGTCGCGCCGACGGTCGAGGACCTGACGGAGCGTCGTACGGAGGCCACCGTCCGCGCCGGGGACTACCCGACCGGCTCCTGGGGCGACGAGTCCCGCGACTACCACGTGTGCGTCCGGGTCCCGGAGGCGGGCCTCGGCCAGGAGATGCTGGCGGCCCGGGTCTCGCTGATCCTGCCCGCCCCCGACGGCACGTCACCGCCGCTGCCCCACGGTCTCGTACGCGCGGTGTGGACGGACGACATGGCGGCGTCGACGGCCATCAACCCCCAGGTCGCGCACTACACCGGCCAGGCCGAGCTGGCGCAGGTCATCCAGCAGGGCCTGGAGGCACGGAAGTCGGGGGACATCGACGGGGCGACCGCCAAGCTGGGCCGCGCCGTCAAGCTCGCCTCGGACTCCGGGAACACCGATACGGCGAAACTGCTTTCGAAGGTGGTGGACGTGGTCGACGCGGCGACAGGTACTGTGCGACTGAAGGCGAAGGTGGCGGACGCGGACGAGATGACCCTGGACACTCGTTCGACGAAGACCGTCCGCGTCAAGAAGTAG
- a CDS encoding PP2C family protein-serine/threonine phosphatase yields the protein MSQMHQPTALSRCPGCEEPLESGDLFCGVCGYDLSAVPPPPQDHPTMVISGAGAFAGSGRDHGGGPDAGGAAGSVDWPSAAGTAGGAAQLPGELPGLDSTGVPLSGPTGAGPLPAAWAATPDRPAASGEAGLPAPTPAPGSVPAPAGAVPHVTDVPPAEPADPRTAPPVAPAGTKLCVACRAGRVDTDGYCENCGHAQPRERDHVEQELDAVAAVSDRGLRHHRNEDAFAVSSAALPDGSPAVVAIVCDGVSSATRPDEASAAASAAANELLLTALPRGTHPQQAMHEAIVAAAEAVNLLAGGPDRAGEEPAHRAQNAPACTIVGAVVAGGLLIVGWVGDSRAYWVPDDRSGPPARLTEDDSWAAQMVAAGLMNEAEAYADERAHAITGWLGADAYELEPHTAAFKPDRPGVVVVCTDGLWNYAESPHDMARVLPPDAARRPLHSARVLVGHALDGGGHDNVTVALLPFALPRQGAGSGYHPA from the coding sequence ATGTCGCAGATGCACCAGCCGACAGCCCTTTCGAGGTGTCCCGGTTGCGAGGAGCCACTGGAGTCCGGCGACCTGTTCTGTGGTGTGTGCGGGTACGACCTGTCGGCCGTGCCCCCGCCTCCGCAGGACCACCCCACGATGGTCATCAGCGGCGCCGGGGCGTTCGCCGGGTCCGGAAGGGACCACGGCGGGGGCCCGGACGCGGGTGGTGCGGCGGGTTCGGTCGACTGGCCGTCGGCCGCCGGGACGGCGGGCGGGGCCGCCCAACTGCCCGGTGAGCTGCCGGGGCTGGACTCGACCGGGGTGCCGCTGTCCGGGCCCACCGGGGCCGGGCCGCTGCCTGCGGCGTGGGCCGCCACACCCGACAGGCCGGCGGCCTCGGGTGAGGCCGGACTTCCCGCGCCCACACCGGCGCCCGGGTCCGTGCCGGCACCGGCCGGCGCCGTCCCCCATGTCACCGATGTCCCCCCGGCCGAGCCCGCCGACCCGCGTACGGCGCCGCCCGTCGCCCCGGCCGGGACGAAGCTGTGCGTGGCCTGCCGGGCCGGCCGGGTCGACACCGACGGCTACTGCGAGAACTGCGGCCATGCCCAGCCCCGCGAACGCGACCATGTGGAGCAGGAGTTGGACGCGGTGGCGGCGGTCAGCGACCGCGGACTGCGCCACCACCGCAACGAGGACGCGTTCGCCGTGTCGTCGGCCGCGCTGCCCGACGGTTCACCGGCCGTCGTCGCGATCGTCTGCGACGGCGTGTCGTCGGCGACCCGCCCCGACGAGGCGTCGGCCGCCGCCTCCGCCGCCGCCAACGAGCTGCTGCTGACGGCCCTGCCGCGCGGCACCCACCCCCAGCAGGCGATGCACGAGGCGATCGTCGCCGCCGCCGAGGCCGTCAACCTCCTGGCGGGCGGCCCGGACCGGGCGGGCGAGGAGCCCGCGCACCGCGCGCAGAACGCGCCCGCGTGCACGATCGTCGGCGCCGTCGTGGCGGGCGGGCTGCTGATCGTCGGCTGGGTGGGCGACAGCCGCGCCTACTGGGTGCCGGACGACCGCTCGGGCCCGCCGGCCCGGCTCACCGAGGACGACTCCTGGGCGGCCCAGATGGTCGCCGCGGGGCTGATGAACGAGGCGGAGGCGTACGCGGACGAACGCGCCCACGCCATCACCGGCTGGCTCGGCGCCGACGCCTATGAACTCGAACCGCACACGGCGGCCTTCAAACCGGACCGCCCCGGGGTGGTCGTGGTGTGCACCGACGGTCTGTGGAACTACGCGGAGAGCCCGCACGACATGGCGCGGGTCCTTCCGCCCGACGCCGCGAGGCGGCCCCTGCACAGCGCCCGGGTGCTGGTCGGCCACGCGCTCGACGGCGGGGGCCACGACAACGTAACGGTGGCTCTGCTGCCGTTCGCCCTGCCGCGGCAGGGGGCAGGATCGGGCTACCACCCGGCCTGA
- a CDS encoding serine/threonine-protein kinase — MSGTRRCQRPGCEGSYEDMGGGELYCDTCGLAPVVSPTGMVSSPPTGITGGGAEKGGGKGRGGTGTGTGTGTGRGTGGSSGGSRSGGGSAGSGSGGGSGSGDSTRASSRSSSRSSTSRRSVSGRLSRSLSGPLSTRSVSVRSSGAATGSSARNRLGAGLVSVPDIPRSDPHAAVMTSAEVPERKRYCSRSDCGAPVGRSRGERPGRTEGFCTKCGHPYSFVPKLRAGDIVHGQYEVAGCLAHGGLGWIYLAVDRAVSDRWVVLKGLLDTGDQDAMAAAISERRFLAEIEHSNIVRIYNFVEHLDQRTGSMDGYIVMEYVGGKALKEIANERRSPDGRRDPLPVEQACAYGIEALEALGHLHSRNLLYCDFKVDNAIQTEDQLKLIDMGAVRRMDDDESAIYGTVGYQAPEVAEVGPSVASDLYTVARTLAVLTFDFQGYTNVFADSLPDPDNIDVFRSYESFYRLLVRATDPDPARRFASAQEMAEQLTGVLREVVALQTGRPRPALSTLFGTEPRVTDTRLFADTGNHVSRLGPRPEPVRTGLLGRRGKGAGSAGSTGAVARAVPAGPGGAPAPGGRPFPGRAGSPFTGPGVPAPPPGAPVLQPPPPPFGAPPPLPPGAPWSTGEILETGAPLARVDAPATALALPVPRVDANDPNAGFLAGLIAAAPAELIAALASAPADSVERRLRELRARLEMGDLVTASGTLAELEARHADDWRVVWYRGLASLVAGENELAALSFDAIYDAFPGEAAPKLALGVCAEVLGQLDNAAEYYRLVWMTDPSYVSAAFGLARVRNAAGDRAGAVRTLESVPEASIHYTAARIAAVRSRLRRPDLRALSPLATPGAAPETPLIDDLRAAADQVSRLGQFGLDAMRREQLSAEVLGTALDWVLSGGPGKPPGQTSLLGCELDERGLRLGLERSYRVLARLAQRGEERIDLVERANRFRPRTWV; from the coding sequence ATGAGCGGGACGAGGCGGTGCCAGCGGCCCGGCTGCGAGGGGTCGTACGAGGACATGGGCGGCGGTGAGCTGTACTGCGACACCTGCGGTCTGGCGCCGGTCGTCTCACCGACCGGCATGGTGTCCTCCCCGCCCACCGGGATCACCGGGGGCGGCGCGGAGAAGGGCGGCGGCAAGGGAAGAGGCGGTACGGGCACCGGCACCGGCACCGGCACCGGCCGGGGTACGGGCGGGAGTTCGGGCGGCTCCCGGTCCGGCGGCGGCTCGGCGGGCAGCGGCTCCGGCGGCGGGTCCGGGTCCGGTGACTCGACCCGCGCGTCCTCGCGTTCCTCCTCGCGCTCGTCGACGTCGCGGCGCTCGGTGTCGGGACGGCTCTCCCGTTCCCTGTCCGGCCCGCTCTCCACCCGCTCGGTCTCGGTGCGCAGTTCGGGCGCCGCCACCGGCAGCTCGGCGCGCAACCGGCTGGGCGCCGGTCTGGTCTCCGTACCGGACATCCCCAGGTCCGACCCGCACGCGGCGGTGATGACGAGCGCCGAGGTGCCCGAGCGCAAGCGGTACTGCTCGCGCTCCGACTGCGGGGCGCCGGTGGGCCGTTCGCGCGGTGAGCGGCCGGGCCGCACGGAAGGCTTCTGCACCAAGTGCGGGCACCCGTACTCCTTCGTGCCGAAGCTGCGCGCGGGCGACATCGTCCACGGGCAGTACGAGGTCGCGGGCTGTCTGGCGCACGGCGGACTCGGCTGGATCTATCTCGCCGTCGACCGCGCGGTCTCCGACCGCTGGGTGGTCCTCAAGGGCCTGCTCGACACGGGCGACCAGGACGCCATGGCGGCGGCGATCTCCGAGCGCCGCTTCCTCGCCGAGATCGAGCACTCCAACATCGTCCGCATCTACAACTTCGTGGAACACCTCGACCAGCGCACCGGCTCCATGGACGGGTACATCGTCATGGAGTACGTCGGCGGCAAGGCGCTCAAGGAGATCGCCAACGAACGGCGCTCCCCCGACGGCAGGCGCGACCCGCTGCCGGTCGAGCAGGCGTGCGCGTACGGCATAGAGGCGCTGGAGGCCCTCGGCCATCTGCACAGCCGCAATCTCCTGTACTGCGACTTCAAGGTCGACAACGCGATCCAGACCGAGGACCAGCTCAAGCTCATCGACATGGGCGCGGTCCGCCGGATGGACGACGACGAGTCGGCCATCTACGGCACCGTCGGCTACCAGGCGCCCGAGGTCGCCGAGGTCGGCCCGTCGGTCGCCTCCGACCTCTACACGGTGGCGCGCACGCTCGCGGTGCTGACGTTCGACTTCCAGGGCTACACGAACGTGTTCGCGGACTCGCTGCCGGACCCGGACAACATCGACGTGTTCCGGTCGTACGAGTCCTTCTACCGGCTGCTGGTGCGCGCCACGGACCCCGATCCCGCGCGGCGGTTCGCCTCGGCGCAGGAGATGGCCGAGCAGCTGACCGGGGTGCTGCGCGAGGTCGTGGCGCTCCAGACGGGGCGGCCCCGGCCTGCCCTGTCGACGCTGTTCGGGACGGAACCGCGCGTCACGGACACCCGGTTGTTCGCCGACACCGGCAACCACGTGTCGCGGCTCGGGCCACGGCCGGAGCCGGTGCGCACGGGACTGCTCGGGCGGCGCGGCAAGGGCGCGGGGAGTGCGGGGAGTACGGGTGCCGTCGCGCGGGCGGTGCCGGCCGGTCCCGGCGGCGCCCCGGCGCCCGGGGGCCGCCCGTTCCCGGGCCGGGCCGGGAGCCCGTTCACCGGTCCGGGTGTGCCCGCGCCGCCGCCCGGCGCCCCGGTGCTCCAGCCGCCCCCGCCGCCCTTCGGGGCGCCGCCCCCGCTCCCGCCCGGCGCTCCCTGGAGCACCGGGGAGATCCTGGAGACGGGCGCCCCGCTCGCGCGCGTCGACGCGCCCGCCACCGCACTGGCGCTGCCGGTGCCGCGTGTCGACGCGAACGACCCCAACGCCGGTTTCCTGGCCGGTCTGATCGCCGCCGCCCCCGCCGAGCTGATCGCCGCGCTCGCCTCCGCGCCCGCCGACTCCGTCGAACGCCGGCTGCGCGAACTGCGGGCCCGGCTGGAGATGGGCGATCTGGTCACCGCCTCCGGGACGCTGGCGGAGCTGGAGGCGCGCCACGCCGACGACTGGCGGGTGGTCTGGTACCGGGGCCTGGCCTCGCTCGTGGCGGGTGAGAACGAGCTGGCCGCGCTCTCCTTCGACGCGATCTACGACGCCTTCCCGGGCGAGGCGGCCCCGAAGCTGGCGCTCGGGGTCTGCGCCGAGGTGCTCGGCCAGTTGGACAACGCGGCGGAGTACTACCGCCTCGTATGGATGACGGACCCGAGCTATGTCAGTGCCGCCTTCGGTCTCGCCCGGGTGCGGAACGCGGCCGGTGACCGGGCCGGAGCCGTACGGACGCTGGAGTCGGTCCCCGAGGCGTCGATCCACTACACGGCGGCCAGGATCGCGGCCGTACGGTCCCGGCTGCGCCGTCCTGACCTGCGCGCGCTGTCGCCGCTGGCCACTCCCGGAGCCGCGCCGGAGACACCGCTGATCGACGATCTGCGGGCGGCGGCCGACCAGGTTTCGCGGCTGGGCCAGTTCGGTCTGGACGCGATGCGGCGCGAGCAGCTGTCGGCGGAGGTTCTGGGCACCGCTCTGGACTGGGTACTCTCCGGTGGTCCGGGGAAGCCGCCCGGACAGACCTCGCTGCTCGGCTGTGAACTGGACGAGCGCGGTCTGCGCCTGGGCCTGGAACGCTCGTACCGGGTGCTCGCCCGGCTCGCTCAGCGTGGCGAGGAGAGGATCGACCTGGTGGAGCGGGCAAACCGTTTCCGCCCCCGGACGTGGGTGTGA
- a CDS encoding glutamate ABC transporter substrate-binding protein translates to MTNHADTGGTTYPDGPRGPGRLRRRTGVTVAAAVALTAALALLPGTRENRAEDAPRGLSAGAVPAVEAAPDCAAPERSLRPSTADGPSIAAIRKRGSLVVGVDQNSFRWGYRDPATGTLEGFDIDLARAIAADILGSPNDIIFRAIPTNQRVGALENGTVDLVVRTMTINCARIEQVAFSTAYFEAGQQVLAPRNSGITGFDASLSGKRVCTAEGSTAYEALAENSYGAIFKDEADGTDADEDRLTVPNQLDCLVRLQLGEVDAVVTDNALAAGQAAQDPAVELVGKPFTQEYYGVAAKLGNNDLVRRVNQVLVEYRAGGAGSPWMRSYEKWLKAGLPDITAPPAATYRD, encoded by the coding sequence ATGACCAACCACGCCGACACCGGGGGGACGACGTACCCGGACGGCCCGCGCGGGCCGGGGCGGCTCCGCCGCCGTACGGGCGTGACGGTCGCCGCCGCCGTCGCGCTGACGGCCGCCCTCGCGCTGCTCCCGGGGACCCGGGAGAACCGCGCGGAGGACGCCCCGCGGGGGCTCTCCGCCGGGGCCGTGCCCGCCGTCGAGGCGGCGCCGGACTGCGCGGCCCCGGAGCGGAGCCTGCGTCCCTCCACGGCGGACGGACCGAGCATCGCGGCCATCAGGAAGCGCGGCAGTCTGGTCGTCGGCGTCGACCAGAACAGCTTCCGCTGGGGCTACCGCGATCCCGCCACCGGCACCCTCGAGGGCTTCGACATCGACCTGGCGCGGGCCATCGCCGCGGACATCCTGGGCTCCCCCAACGACATCATCTTCCGCGCCATCCCGACCAACCAGCGGGTCGGCGCCCTGGAGAACGGCACGGTCGACCTGGTCGTGCGGACCATGACGATCAACTGCGCCCGGATCGAACAGGTCGCCTTCTCCACCGCCTACTTCGAGGCCGGCCAGCAGGTCCTCGCGCCCCGGAACTCGGGCATCACGGGGTTCGACGCGTCGCTGTCCGGCAAGCGCGTCTGTACGGCGGAGGGCTCGACGGCGTACGAGGCGCTGGCCGAGAACTCGTACGGGGCGATCTTCAAGGACGAGGCCGACGGGACGGACGCGGACGAGGACCGGCTGACGGTGCCGAACCAGCTGGACTGTCTGGTCCGGCTCCAGCTGGGCGAGGTCGACGCGGTCGTCACCGACAACGCCCTCGCGGCCGGGCAGGCGGCCCAGGACCCGGCGGTCGAGCTGGTGGGGAAGCCGTTCACCCAGGAGTACTACGGCGTCGCCGCCAAGCTCGGCAACAACGACCTGGTGCGCCGGGTCAACCAGGTGCTGGTGGAGTACCGGGCGGGCGGCGCGGGCAGCCCCTGGATGCGGTCGTACGAGAAGTGGCTGAAAGCCGGGCTGCCGGACATCACCGCGCCGCCCGCGGCGACGTACCGGGACTGA
- a CDS encoding N-acetylglucosamine kinase translates to MSRGGPAAGRGSVLAVDAGNSKTDVAVIGADGSVLGSARGGGFQPPVVGVEPAIDGLAAIVADAAADAGLLTEDGGDGLVTVSGGVAGHVSACLANADLPVEERELAAALRRRGWARSTEVRNDTFAILRAGLPAGAEPRGVAVVCGAGINCVGMLPDGRTARFPAIGRISGDWGGGSGLSEEALWFAARAEDGRGEPTELARTVPGHFGLDSVYALIEALHLGRIPYARRHELAPVLFATGAAGDAVARSLVDRLAAEVVALAGVALERLGLLDEEVPVLLGGSVLAARHPQLDDGIRELLAARAPKAVVDVVVAPPVLGAGLLGLDHTAAPAEAHTRLRAHYGG, encoded by the coding sequence ATGAGCCGGGGCGGACCGGCGGCGGGGCGCGGCAGCGTCCTGGCTGTCGACGCCGGGAACAGCAAGACCGACGTGGCCGTGATCGGCGCCGACGGGTCGGTGCTCGGTTCGGCGCGCGGCGGTGGCTTCCAGCCGCCGGTGGTGGGCGTGGAGCCGGCGATCGACGGGCTGGCGGCGATCGTCGCCGACGCGGCGGCCGACGCCGGCCTTCTTACGGAGGACGGCGGCGACGGCCTCGTCACGGTCTCGGGGGGCGTCGCCGGGCATGTCTCGGCCTGTCTGGCCAACGCGGATCTCCCCGTGGAGGAACGGGAGTTGGCGGCGGCGCTGCGGCGGCGCGGCTGGGCCCGCAGTACGGAGGTGCGCAACGACACGTTCGCGATACTGCGCGCGGGGCTGCCCGCCGGCGCCGAACCGCGCGGGGTCGCCGTGGTGTGCGGCGCGGGCATCAACTGCGTGGGCATGCTCCCCGACGGCCGTACGGCGCGCTTCCCCGCCATCGGCCGGATCTCCGGCGACTGGGGCGGCGGTTCCGGGCTCTCCGAGGAGGCGCTGTGGTTCGCGGCGCGCGCCGAGGACGGGCGGGGCGAGCCGACGGAGCTGGCGCGCACGGTGCCGGGGCACTTCGGCCTCGACTCGGTGTACGCGCTGATCGAGGCGCTGCACCTGGGGCGCATCCCGTACGCGCGCAGGCACGAGCTGGCGCCGGTCCTGTTCGCGACCGGCGCGGCGGGGGACGCGGTGGCCAGGTCGCTGGTGGACCGGCTCGCCGCCGAGGTCGTGGCGCTGGCCGGGGTGGCGCTGGAACGGCTGGGGCTGCTGGACGAGGAGGTGCCGGTGCTGCTGGGCGGCAGTGTGCTGGCGGCGCGTCATCCGCAACTGGACGACGGAATCAGGGAGTTGCTCGCCGCCCGCGCGCCGAAGGCCGTGGTGGACGTGGTGGTGGCGCCGCCCGTGCTCGGTGCCGGGCTGCTGGGGCTGGACCACACGGCCGCGCCTGCGGAGGCGCACACCCGGCTGAGGGCGCACTACGGCGGCTGA